The nucleotide sequence AAAATCCTCTATCGGCGGCCCTGACACAGGGGGAAGTGATTTGTGTAGACGATAGCAAGACCCTCGTTGACCCATTACATCGCCAATTGGCGAAACAATTTCCCGGGGCCTGGCTGATTGTTCCCCTGCGGGTTAGCCAACGCATCTGGGGCAACCTAACGCTGAGAAAAGTGCGCCCGACTTGGGCGCCCGAGGCTGTGGCACTGAGTTCACGCATTGCCGATCAACTCGCGATCGCCATTCACCAATCAGAGCTATTTCACTCAGCCCAAGCCGAATTGCAAAAACGTCAGGCCACCGAACAGGCGTTGCGCGATCAGCAATCCTTTTTCACCTCGCTGTATGAGCAAGCCACCCTGGGCATTGCGTTTTGTCAGTCTGATGGGCAAATCGTGCAGGCCAATGCCAAGTATTGCGCGCTGACTGGCTATAGCGAACGCGAGCTGCAATTAATGTCGTTGAGCCAACTCGTGCACCCTGATGACCAAAATTTGCATCAGGAATTGTTGTCGCAAATCAACCGCTCTGAAAAGTCCGCTTTCACCATTGATGAGCGCTACGTGGGCCGCGATCAGTCCGTGCTCTGGGTCAATTTGACCGCCTCAGTGATTCGAGATGAGCAGGGTAACTTTGAGGTGCTCGCCGCCATCATTCAAGACATTAGCGATCGCAAGCAACTCGAAGCCGAACGGCAGCAAGCCGAAACCCAACTGCGCCACAACGCTTTGCACGATGCCCTGACCCAACTGCCCAACCGCAATCTGCTAATGACTCAGCTTGAGCGGGCTTTAGAACGGGTCAAGCGCCCCCCCCATCAAGAATTTGCGGTGCTGTTTCTCGATTTAGATCGATTTAAGTTAGTCAATGATTCACTCGGGCATATGGTCGGCGACCAACTGCTGACCCTGGTGGCCCAAGCGCTCGGTCACATGGTGCGCCCGGGGGACTTAGTAGCTCGCTTGGGGGGAGATGAGTTTGTCATTTTGCTAGACATGGTCAGTGACACCGCCGAAGTCTTGACGGTGGCCAACCGCCTGTTAGACAGGCTACGACAGCCGTTTGCCATCGCCCAGCGAGAAGTTTTGGTCACCGCCAGTATTGGCATTGTGATGGGCTCATTGGCGTATCGCAGCGCTATGGAGCTGTTGCGCGATGCGGATATTGCGATGTATCGCGCCAAAGCGAATGGCAAAAACAGTTACGCCATGTTTGATCCGATCTTGCATGCGCAGGTGACCGACCAGCTGCAACTCGAGCAAGACCTGCGACGAGCGATCGCCACTCAGCAGTTAGAGCTGCATTATCAACCCATTGTGAATCTCCACAATGGCGACATCTATGGCGTCGAAGCCTTATGCCGTTGGCGGCATCCCAAGCGCGGCCTGATTTCCCCCAGCGAGTTTATTCCTATCGCCGAAGAGACGGGACTCATTGTCGAGATTGACCAGTGGGCCATTACCACCGCGTGCCATCAGGTCAAGCAGTGGCAACAGCGCTATGCCCCCGCCCAAGCGCTGAAGGTCAGCGTGAATCTGTCGGCGCAAGATTTGCAAATGCCGAATTTGGTGGAACACATTCGGCAAGCGCTAGAGGTGTCTGGATTGGCTGGCGAGTATCTCGTCTTAGAAATCACCGAAAGCCTCTTAGTGGGCGACTCGCCTCAGCTCCTACAACTCGTAGCTCAGATTCAGCAACTGACGGTGCAACTGGCGATCGATGATTTTGGGACGGGCTATTCATCGCTGAGTTATTTACACCGCTTTCCCCTCAGTGCCCTGAAGATCGATCAGGCTTTTACCTCGAACCTGCAGTTAGCCGAGGTGAATCAAGAAATTGTGGAAACGATTGTGACGCTAGGCGATCGCTTAGGCATGATTGCGATCGCTGAAGGGGGTGAAACCTTAGAGCAACTGCAACATTTGCGCCAGGTCGGCTGTGACTATAGTCAGGGGTTTTACTTCAGCCGTCCTTTGCCAATCGCCGAAATCGAACCCCTATTGAACACGCCCCACCCCTTTCGGCATCAGGTGCCCGCATCCTTATCCCCATCCCTGAGGGAATCAACGGACCCAACTGCCTAGCTAGATGATTCAGCCAGTAAGCCTTTCGCCAGCATGTAACTGGCAATGGATTTCGCATCCACGCCTTCACCATTGGCCACGGCCTGCGCAAACTCAGCCGGCGTGAGATGAACCACCTCAATGTCTTCGTCCACATCACCCGCAGGGGGCTGGTCAATTTTTTCTAGATCGGTGGCCAAAAAGGCATAGATAAACTCATCGGAATAGCCCGGTGCCAGCGGAAAGTTACCCAAAGATTGCCAGGTATTGGCGCTATAGCCAACTTCTTCCTGAATTTCTCGTTGAATGGTTTGCAGGGGCGTTTCATCCATTTCGACGGTCCCAGCAGGAAATTCGAGCAGGCGACCCTGCACCGCAAAGCGATACTGCCGCACCAGTACCAACTTGCCCTCTGCCGTCACGGGAATCGCCAATGCTCCGCCCGGATGTCGAATGCATTCCCATTCGCCTTCGGCCTTGTTGGGCAAACGCAAGCTGTTAACTTCAAAATTAAACTTGCGGCCCTTGATCAAAATACGCTGTTTGAGCAGTTGGGGCGGTTCGTTACCGAGTGGCATAAACGTTGGCAGCAATAAACAAAATGAACGCGCCGCCGACAAAACTGACCAGGCCAGCGGGCGTTGTGAGGAATAGACTATCACAGTCCTCTAGAGGAGGGCGGGACACACACGCAGACATCAGGGAGGCGGTGAATGTCGTCGGTCGACAGGGTGGCGCAAATCTCGGCCACTGTTTGCCCCGTTGCGGGATGCGGCCAGTCGGGCGCAATTTCAGCTAGGGGCACCATCACAAAGGCCCGTTCCCACATGCGGGGATGGGGCAATTCTAGCCGCGAGGTTTGGCATTGCTGACTTTCGACCAGCAGCAAGTCCAGATCTAACAAGCGCGCGCCCCAACGCTCTCGCCGCACCCGCCCAAATTGCGCTTCGATCGCTAATAACAATTGCAGCAGCGCCTCAGGTGGCAGGGTCGTCGCCAGCAGCGCACAGGCATTGAAATAATCTGGCTGAGGGGGGCCAACCGGGGCGGTTTGATAAATGCTGGAACAGCGGGTCACCGAGACATTGGGATGACGATCTAGCGCTGCGATCGCCCCTTGCAAAATCGCTAAGGAATCCCCGAGGTTGCTGCCGAGGGCGATCGCAGAGTTGACGGTCATGGGCAACGATTCTGGCAAAACAAATCCTTTTCCAAAGGCTTAGCGACGCCAACTAGGATGATCGGTCAATGACCATTTGGCAATCTCACCTCATTGATGGGCCAGGTGTGCAAGCCAGATTTGGGCACAGCAGCTGAAGTCAGGGCTGCCCCCAATATCGTTATTTATTCAAAAACAAACTCACTGCCAGAAATTGCCCCTTCTGTCATCGTGGGCAAAAACTGCACCGACGTATTGTAAGGATTCATCAGGTCGGGGACGCGCAGCGTGGGGTCAGACTGCGTTTGTAGCTCCAGCAAATAATTGTAAGCGTTAAACACGTCATAGCCGTCCTGCATGATGTTCTGTTCGGGAAAGCCACCGACGCCAAACATCGTGCTCAACTGCCCACCCAAGGAACGACGCTGATTAAAGGATGGCGAATTATTGAAGAAAATTTCATTCGCCGCTTCCGGAACATAGGCTGAGTTCGTCGTGGGAGGCTCGTCAGCTTTGGCCACAGAGGTGATTGCCACTGCCGATACCGCAGCTACAGTCACAGTTAACATTCGGACGATAAAGTTGGCCATGTCGCTTTCCTCACTCCAGTAAATCGGCAGCGGCAGCATTCGACAAAGTTGGGCTGCGCTTGATGAGCATTTGGCGGCGTAAACTATGTTGAGCTTTGATCTCACTAGATACGCCTGTACGCACGTCATTTATAGCGCAGCCTGCTAGAAACGGCGCATTTTTTATTGATTTTGAATCCATGACTTTGAGCAATCACCCTTCGACTCTGGCCCTGACGACGTTGCCGCTGCCTGAGGTGCGCGATCGCCTACTCGATCTCTTTTGCGAGGTAGCTTATCAAGAAGGCGACTTCACCCTATCTTCGGGGCAAAAAAGCACGTACTACATCAATGGCAAGCAGGTCACGCTGCATCCCGCTGGCGGGGTCATGATGGGGCGGTTGTTGCTCGATCGCATTCCCCCTGAGGTGACGGCAGTGGCGGGGCTCACCCTGGGGGCCGACCCAATGGTCAGCGGCGTCAGCATCGTTGGCGCTTATAGCGATCGCCCCATTACCCCGCTCATTGTGCGTAAAGAAGCTAAAGGTCACGGGACTCAAGCCTATATCGAAGGACCAACCCTACCCGCTGGCGCGTCCGTCATTGTGCTGGAAGATGTGGTGACGACGGGACAATCGGCGTGGAAGGCGGTGGAACGGCTGCGGGGCGCTGGCTACACCGTCGATACTGTGCTGGCTCTGGTGGATCGCCAACAGGGTGGGCGGGAGTTTTATGAATCCAAGGGGCTGAAGTTTGAGGCGCTATTTGCGATCGCTGACCTGAAAGCCCACTATGCTAAACGGCAACCGTCGGCCTAATCAGACTGCGGCTCAACGGGCGATCGCGGCGCAAAGGTTCAGTCAGTGTGAAGTAACGCCGACTTCGGGAGTGGGTGTGGCAGCATGGGGAGCGATCGAAATGATCGCAACGAAATGAAGATCGATTCAGGACAGAGGTGTAAGTTCTGAGGGCGATCGCCATTTCCTTGCAACCGATTGTTGAGGGTTCTGAGGGCTGCGCATGAGTGTTGTCCACACGCTACTAGCGATTTTGGCGGCGTCGCTTTGGGGCTTTACCTTTGTCGCGATCAAGGTCGGACTGGGAGAATTTCCGCCCCTGCTGTTTGCTGCATTGCGCTTTGTCGTGGTGGCGTTTCCCGCCATTTTCTTTGTGCCGCGCACGGGCATCCCCTGGCGGTGGATTGTGGCCGTCGGACTCGCAATGGGCGCGTTTCAATACGGCTTTTTGTATGTCGGCATGGAAAATGGCATGCCCGCCAGCCTGTCGTCATTGGTCATTCAGTCCCAGGCGCTGTTTACCCTGGTGTTTTCGACCTGGGTGTTGCAGGATGTGCCGCGTCGCCAGCAATGGTTGGGGGTGGGGCTAGCGCTGGCAGGCATGGGGGCGATCGCCGTTGCTCGCAGCGGCCACGGGTCTTCCCTCGGCTTGCTCCTGGTGATTGGGGCAGCGGCGTCATGGGCCGTCGGCAATATCTGCATCAAACTCGCAAAAGTGAGCAATGGCTTTCGGCTCTTTGTGTGGATGGCGGTGGTGCCGCCCTTGCCGCTGCTGGGGCTGTCGCTGCGGTTTGAGACAGGGCAGTGGACAGCGTTGCGATCGCTCACGCCCCTCGGCATCGGGGCCATTTTGTATACGGGCTTAATTGCCTCGCTGCTGTGCTTTGGCTTTTGGGCTTACCTCGTCCAGCATTATTCACCCAATCGGGTCGCGCCCTTTTCCCTGCTGGTGCCGATTTTTGGCATGGCGTTTTCGGTATCCCTGCTGGGCGACAGCCTCAGCCGCTGGGAAATCATGGGTTCCCTACTCGTCTTCCTGGGCCTCTGCTGCACGATCATGACCCCGCCCCACGTCCCCAAGCTGACGGAGGCGATCGCCGAAGAATCCCCTCAGCTACCTGATCCGTAAGTTGGCAGGCGGCTGGCATCCATGGCTGGATTGCCCCTCGGCCCCGGTTAGGAATGGAAATTGATTCAGTGTGGACAGCCGTCTTGGCGGTTCAAGCGCCGGCAAGATGCGCTTTGCCGAGGGGGACAACCGAGCTGCTTTAACCGCGCCCTCGGTCTCAAGAATGCTTAAGGATCGGCGAGTAATTGCCCAGTCACCGAAGGAATCAAGATAAGATCCCTGGGCAAATCTTATTTGGAGATTCGGGTCGATGAACGCACAATATGGCCTTGGCACCCAATGTCTGCACGCAGGCCAGGAACCTGACCCCACGACCTTGGCCCGGGCGGTTCCCGTATATCGCACCAGCTCTTATGTCTTCAAGGATACAGAGCACGCCGCCAATCTGTTTGGCCTCAAGGAACTGGGCAACATCTATACGCGGTTGATGAACCCGACCCACGACGTGTTAGAAAAGCGGGTGGCGGCGTTGGAAGGGGGAGTCGCTGCCCTGGCTTTGGCATCCGGCACCAGTGCCATTTTCTACAGCATTATCAACATTTGCCAGGCGGGGGATGAGATTGTCTCTGCGAATACCCTGTACGGCGGCACCTACACCATGTTTAAGGACATTTTGCCGACCTTGGGCATTAAGGTGAATTTCGTCGATCCTCGGAATCCAGAGAACTTTCGCTCGGCAATTAATGACAAATGCAAGCTGGTGTTTTGCGAGACGGTGAGCAATCCGGGGCTAGAAGTGTCTGACCTGGAGGCGATCGCGGCGATCGCCCATGAGCAAGGCCTGCCCCTGGTGGTGGATAGCACCTTCACCACCCCTTATCTGATCCGCCCCCTAGAACATGGTGCCGATATTGTGGTGCACTCGTTGACGAAATGGCTCGGCGGCCACGGGGCCGGCATTGGGGGCATCGTTGTGGACTCCGGCAAATTTGACTGGACTTCGGGCAAGTTTCCCCTCATGAGCGAACCCGATGCCAGCTATCATGGGCTGCGTTTTGCCCACGATTTGGGGCCGCTGGCACCGCTGGCCTACATTCTCCGGATGCGGCTGGTGCCCTTGCGCAATCTGGGGGCCTGCATTGCTCCAGACAATGCCTGGATGTTTTTACAGGGCATTGAAACGCTGCATTTGCGGATGCAACGCCATTGTGAAAATGCCATGGCGGTGGCTGAATTTTTAACCCAGCATCCCAAGGTGGAGTGGGTGCGGTACCCCGGTTTAGAAACGGATAAAGCCCATGAAGTCGCCAAACGCTATCTGAAAAAAGGCTTTGGGGCAATGGTGGTCTTTGGCATTACCGGCGGGGCCGACGCGGGTAAAACCTTCATTGAAAAGTTAAACCTCTTTTCGCACCTGGCCAATGTGGGTGATGCCAAGAGTTTGGCCATTCATCCCGCCAGCACCACCCACTCCCAACTCTCAGAAGCCGATCTCACCAGCTCCGGCATTTCGCCTGAGCTGGTGCGCTTAGCCATTGGCATTGAGGATGTTGACGATATCATTGATGACTTAAAGCAGGCCCTGGCGCAGGTTTAAAGGGGCGATCGCGGCCGCGATCGGAGTCCCCAGTAACTCCGGATGTCGCTGTCAAGGAAGCTCCTGGGAGATGGAGGGCGATCGCCCTGTATCTGTTTAGTGTCAGGTTGCGACTGCTCCCCCTTACATCCCCCTCAATCACCCTTTGGCAAGGGGACTCCGAGCCGGGATATTCTGAGCCCCCTTGCTAAGGGGGCAGCGACAGCGGGGGATCGCAAGCCTCGCTAAACAGATACATCGCCCTCCATCGTTTTCATCATTGCCAGCTGCCGACCACGAGCGATATCGCCCCATGACCATTGGTTCCGTTACCACTCAGTTCTTTCATCTCAACGAACCTTTTACCTTAGAGTCGGGGGAATCCCTCGCAACCCTGACGTTAGCCTACGAGACCTATGGCCTGCTCAATGCGGACGCTAGCAATGCCATTTTGGTGTTTCATGCCTTAACCGGCAGTCAACACGCGGCGGGCGTCAACTTAGCCGTGCCCGGCGTGGCTCCCCTGTGGACGGATGAATGTGTCACCGGCTGGTGGGATGAGTTTATTGGACCGGGTAAAGCGCTCGATACCGACCTGTATTGCGTCATCTGCGTCAACTATCTGGGCAGTTGTTACGGCTCGACGGGGCCACGCTCCATCAATCCGCAAACGGGGAAATCCTACGGCAGCCAGTTCCCCAAAATTAGTGCCGCCGATATTGTCCGCAGTCAGATCTTGCTGCTAGAGCATTTGGGCATTCACTGCTTGCACGCCGCTGTGGGCGGGTCTCTGGGCGGCATGTTGGCGATTCTCCTAGCCACCCGATTTCCCGATCGCGTCAAACGGATCATTCCCCTAGCCTCAGGATTTCAAACCACGGTAATTCAACGGGTGCAGAACTTTGAGCAAATCGTCGCCATTTGCAACGATCCAGATTTTAACAACGGCGATTACTACGATGGCCCCCACCCCAAAGCGGGCATCATCCTCGCTCGGATGATCTCCCATAAAACGTTCGTTTCTCTAGACGTGTTGGAAAAGCGGGCGAAACAAGAGGTGCTGCATCCAGACGAGACGGGCCAACAGTACGAACTCTCGACCCCCATTGAGTCTTACATGTTCTACCAGGGCAAAAAGTTTGCCGAGCGCTTTGATGCCAATAGCTACCTGCGGATTATGGACGTTTGGCGGAGCTACAGCCTGGAAGCAGTAACGCCGAAAATTTTTCAGGGCTGCGAACACCAACAATATTTGGTTTTCAGCATTGACTCGGATGTGTGCTTTTATCCGGAAGAACAGTTTGCGATCGTCAAAGCGCTAGAGGCGGCAGAGGTGCCCGTGAAGTACATTACAGTGCACTCGAACAAGGGGCATGACTCGTTTTTATTAGAACCAGAACTGTACTCACCCTACATTCGCTTTGCGCTGACCGACGGCTGTTTTCAACCGGCTTAGGCAACGTCGGGCATTTATCCAGGGCGTGACCAAGAACGGTAAGCCGAAACCCACCTGCTTTGCATTTTTTAGATGCCAGGGACAACTCGTTGGATAGGCGTCCTAGCCTGTCCAACCACGCCTGAAATTGAGTCAACTGTGCAAATTAAAGGGCTAACAGCTTATCCTGTCGGCTCCTCTCACTGCGTTTCCGCATTGTTAGCGGAGGCAGACGGGGCCGTACGATCATTCGCGGCAGGTTGCGAATTGCCGGTTGCGTCTGGGCTATCCTCGGCTGAGGGATTAGCGACGTTGGTGACGGGGGCGATCGCCTCCCGCATCTCATACCAATTCAAATTACCGTCCGGGTCAACCTGCACCACCACCGTCGTAATCTGCTCAGCGTCCAGCACGACACCGCCCACCACCTCACACTCAAATTCCGCCCCCGGCTGATTGAGTCGATACAGCGCCCCACAGTCGATATTGGCCCGCTTGGCAAACGCCTGGGCAAAGTCCTGCTGAATTTGGTCTTCCACCTTCGCCAGGTTCAAAATTACTGCCGAACTGGGCACATCCCACTCGATGCTGCCCTGGGCATCTTGCTGCACCACATTGATGGTGAACTCGCCCTCGGGGCGTAGATAACCCACGCAACGAAAGTAGGCGCCCGCCTGTTTGGGGATGTTGGTCGGACAGCGCACTTCCGCCAGTGAGAGCCGTCGACTCTGGCTCTCAATTTCCGCCTCAATTTCTTGCTGAATGGCGATCGTGTCGAGACGGTTAAAACATCCGGTCAGCGCCAGACCACCGCCCAGTAACACGATGCCGCGCATCATCGATCGCATCTATCTTTATCTGCCCGACAAGGTAATTTTCTCTCACTATACGGAGTCCTTGGCGGAATGAAGTAAAGATCCCGTTAACGGTTTTCCGGGAGCCGCTGCCGATTTCCCCCATAATGAAACCAGGACGGCTTTACATTTCTTTAATCATGGCAAAAGACCTGCAAGCGTTTTTGAAGCGGCTGGAAGAGCGCGGCCAACTGCGGCGCATCACGGCTCCCGTCGATCCGGATTTAGAAATCGCGGAAATCGCCAATCGCCTGCTGCTATCGGGCGGACCAGCCCTGCTGTTTGAAAACGTCAAAGGCGCGTCGATGCCGTTGGCGATTAACGTGCTGGGCACGCTGGAGCGCGTGTGCTGGAGCTTTGGGCTAGAGTCGCCGCAGGAATTGGAGGCGATCGGCGACAAGCTCGCCCTGCTATATCAGCCCCGTCCACCTAAGAAATTTTCCCAAGCGGTGGAAATGGGGAAAGCCCTGTTCGACGTGGTCAAAGCCAAGCCCGATCGCGATCTGTTTCCCCCGTGCCATCAAGTGGTGTTGAAAGGGGACGAGGTCGATCTCAACCAACTGCCGCTACTCCGCGTCTACAGCGGCGATGCGGGTAAGGTCATCACCCTCGGCCTCATGGTGACCAAAGACCCCGAGAGCAAAATCCCCAACGTGGGCGTCTATCGTCTGCAAATGCAGTCCAAAAATACGGCCACGGTGCAGTGGCTCTCGGTGCGTGGCCCCAGCCGCCATTTACGCAAGGCGGCAGAGCGCGGCGAAAAATTGGAAGTCGCCGTGGCCCTGGGCGTTGATCCGCTGTTGATTCTCGCCGCCGCCACGCCGCTGCCTATTGACCTGTCCGAGTGGCTCTTTGCGGGCCTCTACAGCGGTCAGGGAGTGAATCTGGCGAAGTGCAAAACCGTCGATCTCGAAGTCCCCGCCCTGTCGGAAATCGTGCTGGAAGGCACCATCACCCCCGGCGAAACGGACGTGGATGGTCCGGCGGGCGACCATATCGGCTACTACGGCCCCCAACGCGACAATGCGCCCCTGCTGCGCTTCCACTGTATGACCCAACGCAAACAGCCGATTTACATGACGGCGTTTAGCGGTCGCCCCCCCAAAGAAGACGCCATGATGGCCCTGGCGCTAAACCGCATTTACACGCCCATTTTGCGGATGCAGGTGCCGGAAATTATCGATTTTTTCTTG is from Leptolyngbya iicbica LK and encodes:
- a CDS encoding EamA family transporter, with the protein product MSVVHTLLAILAASLWGFTFVAIKVGLGEFPPLLFAALRFVVVAFPAIFFVPRTGIPWRWIVAVGLAMGAFQYGFLYVGMENGMPASLSSLVIQSQALFTLVFSTWVLQDVPRRQQWLGVGLALAGMGAIAVARSGHGSSLGLLLVIGAAASWAVGNICIKLAKVSNGFRLFVWMAVVPPLPLLGLSLRFETGQWTALRSLTPLGIGAILYTGLIASLLCFGFWAYLVQHYSPNRVAPFSLLVPIFGMAFSVSLLGDSLSRWEIMGSLLVFLGLCCTIMTPPHVPKLTEAIAEESPQLPDP
- the metX gene encoding homoserine O-acetyltransferase MetX; the protein is MTIGSVTTQFFHLNEPFTLESGESLATLTLAYETYGLLNADASNAILVFHALTGSQHAAGVNLAVPGVAPLWTDECVTGWWDEFIGPGKALDTDLYCVICVNYLGSCYGSTGPRSINPQTGKSYGSQFPKISAADIVRSQILLLEHLGIHCLHAAVGGSLGGMLAILLATRFPDRVKRIIPLASGFQTTVIQRVQNFEQIVAICNDPDFNNGDYYDGPHPKAGIILARMISHKTFVSLDVLEKRAKQEVLHPDETGQQYELSTPIESYMFYQGKKFAERFDANSYLRIMDVWRSYSLEAVTPKIFQGCEHQQYLVFSIDSDVCFYPEEQFAIVKALEAAEVPVKYITVHSNKGHDSFLLEPELYSPYIRFALTDGCFQPA
- the folK gene encoding 2-amino-4-hydroxy-6-hydroxymethyldihydropteridine diphosphokinase; its protein translation is MTVNSAIALGSNLGDSLAILQGAIAALDRHPNVSVTRCSSIYQTAPVGPPQPDYFNACALLATTLPPEALLQLLLAIEAQFGRVRRERWGARLLDLDLLLVESQQCQTSRLELPHPRMWERAFVMVPLAEIAPDWPHPATGQTVAEICATLSTDDIHRLPDVCVCVPPSSRGL
- a CDS encoding O-acetylhomoserine aminocarboxypropyltransferase/cysteine synthase family protein, which encodes MNAQYGLGTQCLHAGQEPDPTTLARAVPVYRTSSYVFKDTEHAANLFGLKELGNIYTRLMNPTHDVLEKRVAALEGGVAALALASGTSAIFYSIINICQAGDEIVSANTLYGGTYTMFKDILPTLGIKVNFVDPRNPENFRSAINDKCKLVFCETVSNPGLEVSDLEAIAAIAHEQGLPLVVDSTFTTPYLIRPLEHGADIVVHSLTKWLGGHGAGIGGIVVDSGKFDWTSGKFPLMSEPDASYHGLRFAHDLGPLAPLAYILRMRLVPLRNLGACIAPDNAWMFLQGIETLHLRMQRHCENAMAVAEFLTQHPKVEWVRYPGLETDKAHEVAKRYLKKGFGAMVVFGITGGADAGKTFIEKLNLFSHLANVGDAKSLAIHPASTTHSQLSEADLTSSGISPELVRLAIGIEDVDDIIDDLKQALAQV
- a CDS encoding EAL domain-containing protein, translating into MPGQPSSLDPVGDNWSQICFDPSSALLLNAINQAVIATDAEGNIRFWNQAAESLYGWPQSEVLGRPISTVTPALNKQQQSAEILADLRQGKTWSGEFQVRDRHNREFTALVHTAPIHDATGNLLGLIGVSSDISELKTTQAQLEQQTQQTAALHRVVDAIHQSLDLDTIFSVSASHIAELLNAQVSIVQYLPERQCWIHRIVFNADHEPVTKTHDVIPDQDNPFAERLKRLEVVQVNDTRTIQDPVNSQLAKTDPGAWLLTPISIGGKIWGSLTLGRLHQYVDWSEEDIQLAQGVAAQLAIAIEKAETYQQLQQELSLREANEERLIQYEHIVSATQDGLALLNCNYVYRVVNQVYLDWNQKSRQDIIGHSVADLLGQETFQAVIKPRLDECLQGNVVQYSDWFTFPEGRRRFVHLTYAPFVDDDGEVHGVVATSRDVTDLQLAQETLRRQAQQERAVNDIIKLMRQSFEIESLFPLVLEDVCRLLAADHGAIARYEMASQSWQHIAEYRANEMAPSCLDLWIPDAENPLSAALTQGEVICVDDSKTLVDPLHRQLAKQFPGAWLIVPLRVSQRIWGNLTLRKVRPTWAPEAVALSSRIADQLAIAIHQSELFHSAQAELQKRQATEQALRDQQSFFTSLYEQATLGIAFCQSDGQIVQANAKYCALTGYSERELQLMSLSQLVHPDDQNLHQELLSQINRSEKSAFTIDERYVGRDQSVLWVNLTASVIRDEQGNFEVLAAIIQDISDRKQLEAERQQAETQLRHNALHDALTQLPNRNLLMTQLERALERVKRPPHQEFAVLFLDLDRFKLVNDSLGHMVGDQLLTLVAQALGHMVRPGDLVARLGGDEFVILLDMVSDTAEVLTVANRLLDRLRQPFAIAQREVLVTASIGIVMGSLAYRSAMELLRDADIAMYRAKANGKNSYAMFDPILHAQVTDQLQLEQDLRRAIATQQLELHYQPIVNLHNGDIYGVEALCRWRHPKRGLISPSEFIPIAEETGLIVEIDQWAITTACHQVKQWQQRYAPAQALKVSVNLSAQDLQMPNLVEHIRQALEVSGLAGEYLVLEITESLLVGDSPQLLQLVAQIQQLTVQLAIDDFGTGYSSLSYLHRFPLSALKIDQAFTSNLQLAEVNQEIVETIVTLGDRLGMIAIAEGGETLEQLQHLRQVGCDYSQGFYFSRPLPIAEIEPLLNTPHPFRHQVPASLSPSLRESTDPTA
- the pyrE gene encoding orotate phosphoribosyltransferase codes for the protein MTLSNHPSTLALTTLPLPEVRDRLLDLFCEVAYQEGDFTLSSGQKSTYYINGKQVTLHPAGGVMMGRLLLDRIPPEVTAVAGLTLGADPMVSGVSIVGAYSDRPITPLIVRKEAKGHGTQAYIEGPTLPAGASVIVLEDVVTTGQSAWKAVERLRGAGYTVDTVLALVDRQQGGREFYESKGLKFEALFAIADLKAHYAKRQPSA
- a CDS encoding UbiD family decarboxylase, coding for MAKDLQAFLKRLEERGQLRRITAPVDPDLEIAEIANRLLLSGGPALLFENVKGASMPLAINVLGTLERVCWSFGLESPQELEAIGDKLALLYQPRPPKKFSQAVEMGKALFDVVKAKPDRDLFPPCHQVVLKGDEVDLNQLPLLRVYSGDAGKVITLGLMVTKDPESKIPNVGVYRLQMQSKNTATVQWLSVRGPSRHLRKAAERGEKLEVAVALGVDPLLILAAATPLPIDLSEWLFAGLYSGQGVNLAKCKTVDLEVPALSEIVLEGTITPGETDVDGPAGDHIGYYGPQRDNAPLLRFHCMTQRKQPIYMTAFSGRPPKEDAMMALALNRIYTPILRMQVPEIIDFFLPMEGLSYKAAVLSIDKSYPGQARRAAFAFWTALPQFTYTKFVIVVDKSINIRDPRQVMWAVTSKVDPARDVFILPDNPFDSLDFATEKPGLGSRMGIDATTKVYPETDRPWSDELVPDPDTAALVDRRWAEYGLADLNLQDVDPNLFGYDIR
- a CDS encoding NUDIX hydrolase, which gives rise to MPLGNEPPQLLKQRILIKGRKFNFEVNSLRLPNKAEGEWECIRHPGGALAIPVTAEGKLVLVRQYRFAVQGRLLEFPAGTVEMDETPLQTIQREIQEEVGYSANTWQSLGNFPLAPGYSDEFIYAFLATDLEKIDQPPAGDVDEDIEVVHLTPAEFAQAVANGEGVDAKSIASYMLAKGLLAESSS